One window of the Paraburkholderia sp. PGU19 genome contains the following:
- a CDS encoding nitrate reductase associated protein yields the protein MGLNDAPLLFNFEVESSENLKFIPMVVRFNLDRFGLRISLEQWQTLPHEDRVLLARFPVEDDTAIEPNFDHALFEMMRTHANIEPEWFTPEDNPAWRDTAVVPDTVLNQAQLANLPAPSGVQWARLDPFQRYVLAKLSRKTASNHDFSPAMKEFGLAS from the coding sequence ATGGGACTCAATGATGCGCCCCTGCTGTTCAACTTCGAGGTTGAATCTTCGGAGAATCTGAAATTCATTCCGATGGTCGTCCGATTCAATCTCGACCGGTTCGGGCTGCGGATTTCGCTCGAACAATGGCAGACGCTGCCGCACGAAGACCGCGTGCTGCTGGCGCGCTTTCCCGTCGAAGACGACACGGCGATCGAGCCGAACTTCGATCACGCCCTCTTCGAGATGATGCGCACGCACGCAAACATCGAGCCCGAATGGTTCACGCCGGAGGATAACCCGGCATGGCGCGACACTGCAGTCGTGCCGGATACCGTTCTGAATCAGGCGCAACTCGCGAATCTCCCCGCGCCGAGCGGGGTGCAGTGGGCGCGGCTCGACCCGTTTCAGCGCTATGTGCTCGCCAAACTGTCGCGCAAGACGGCGAGCAATCATGATTTTTCACCGGCAATGAAGGAATTTGGCCTCGCCAGCTGA
- a CDS encoding EAL domain-containing protein translates to MISFLSKRLLINLAVVAAAVGANAFVAYTQICGQRDADARTVRSTAIRQNLEAYRATLEDGLDMLGRYEATAAPATVNAVPAMSASLAKIDRALHEQLANQPNVAGALAQLTSDGTRLQQDIALALAKTTAPEQDGTRAWAAQTYTRLGMEVDGLEVRMDQLRAQEDLSLKAALDASTRDSRYAMLFLIVTMLAGSGLLIYTFGARENVAREKLRIAKALHRHDERFRGLFEQHPVPMYIFDRDTLRFLAVNAAAVQQYGYTESEFLAMTVRAIRPHTEVARLESHLQRSDVRPGGRRTMAGIWHHRRKDGSQISADISYHAMTFMGRPALFVLADDVTEQINAEAEAQRSNQMLETVIDNIPQRIFWKDKELRYLGCNMAFARDAGLAYPEQVIGKRDEDMPWRAFADALSRQDTEVMASGVPKMNYETDMVIDGVHRTTVTSKLPFTDSDGRVIGVLGSYTDITERKRADLALRLQSRALDASVNAILITAPSKEGNLIEYVNPAFKRITGYDPQEVIGQDCRLLQRDDRDQEGIAAIRQSLSANREVSAVLRNYRKDGALFWNQLYIAPVPDADGQTTHHIAVINDVTALIRYQEQLEYQANYDSLTRLPNRNLLRDRLQHALIVAQRHHKGVAVVFIDLDGFKNVNDSLGHSVGDRLLSVVADRLARCARASDTVARHGGDEFVIVMTDTVDEQSLIAWMERVRASISEPVWLDGTELYVGCSMGASLFPQDGDDAETLMKKADLAMYRAKDMGRNTFQFYQPEMNVSAGARLNLERRLRRALRDNEFLLHYQPQVDIETGQVVGMEALVRWSDPEVGLIPPSQFIPVAEESGLIGPLSEWVLREACRQNKAWQDEGLPPARVSVNLSARQFQQRDIAKLVMQVLEETGLDPQYLELELTESTIMRNAEEAVSMLNELHALGIGLAIDDFGTGYSSLSYLKRFPVDRLKIDRSFVSDIGESSDDETITSAIIALAHSLNLQVIAEGVETSTQLDFLKERACDEMQGYFFAKPLPHDAIPGMLQRGAENAALIAANA, encoded by the coding sequence ATGATCTCTTTTCTATCGAAGCGGCTGCTGATCAATCTGGCGGTCGTCGCCGCGGCGGTCGGCGCGAACGCCTTCGTCGCGTACACGCAGATTTGCGGACAGCGCGACGCCGATGCGCGCACAGTCCGCTCGACGGCTATCCGCCAGAATCTGGAAGCCTATCGCGCGACGCTCGAAGACGGCCTCGACATGCTCGGTCGCTATGAGGCAACGGCCGCGCCCGCGACCGTCAATGCCGTGCCCGCCATGTCCGCTTCGCTCGCGAAGATCGACCGGGCGTTGCACGAGCAGCTGGCGAACCAGCCGAACGTCGCCGGCGCGCTCGCGCAGCTCACGTCCGACGGCACGCGGCTTCAGCAGGACATCGCGCTCGCGCTCGCCAAAACCACCGCACCGGAGCAGGACGGCACGCGCGCGTGGGCCGCGCAGACTTATACGCGTCTCGGGATGGAAGTCGACGGGCTCGAAGTGCGCATGGATCAGTTGCGCGCGCAGGAAGATCTGTCGCTGAAGGCGGCGCTCGACGCATCGACGCGCGATTCGCGCTACGCGATGCTGTTCCTGATCGTGACGATGCTCGCGGGCAGCGGGCTGCTCATCTACACCTTCGGCGCGCGGGAAAATGTCGCGCGCGAAAAGCTGCGCATCGCGAAGGCGCTGCATCGGCACGACGAGCGCTTTCGCGGGCTGTTCGAACAGCATCCCGTGCCGATGTACATTTTCGACCGCGATACGCTGCGCTTTCTGGCCGTCAACGCGGCGGCCGTGCAGCAATACGGGTACACGGAGAGCGAATTTCTGGCGATGACCGTGCGCGCGATCCGCCCGCACACCGAGGTCGCGCGGCTCGAATCGCACTTGCAGCGCAGCGACGTGAGGCCGGGCGGCCGGCGCACGATGGCGGGCATCTGGCATCACCGGCGCAAGGACGGCTCGCAGATCAGCGCCGACATTTCGTATCACGCGATGACCTTCATGGGCCGGCCTGCGCTGTTCGTGCTCGCCGACGACGTCACCGAGCAGATCAACGCCGAAGCCGAAGCGCAGCGTTCGAACCAGATGCTGGAAACGGTGATCGACAATATCCCGCAGCGCATTTTCTGGAAGGACAAGGAACTGCGCTATCTCGGCTGCAACATGGCATTTGCGCGCGACGCGGGCCTCGCCTACCCGGAGCAGGTGATCGGCAAGCGCGACGAGGACATGCCGTGGCGCGCATTCGCCGACGCGCTTAGCCGCCAGGATACCGAAGTGATGGCCTCTGGCGTGCCGAAGATGAACTACGAAACCGACATGGTGATCGACGGCGTGCATCGCACGACGGTGACGAGCAAGCTGCCGTTCACCGACAGCGACGGCCGCGTGATCGGCGTGCTCGGCTCGTACACCGACATCACCGAGCGCAAGCGCGCGGACCTCGCGCTGCGCCTGCAAAGCCGCGCGCTCGATGCGAGCGTCAACGCGATCCTGATTACGGCGCCTTCTAAGGAAGGCAATCTGATCGAGTACGTGAACCCGGCGTTCAAGCGCATCACGGGCTACGATCCGCAGGAAGTGATCGGCCAGGACTGCCGCCTGTTGCAGCGCGACGACCGCGATCAGGAAGGCATCGCCGCGATTCGTCAGTCGTTGTCGGCGAATCGCGAAGTGAGCGCGGTGCTACGCAATTACCGCAAGGACGGCGCGCTGTTCTGGAATCAACTGTATATCGCGCCCGTGCCCGACGCCGACGGCCAGACCACGCACCACATCGCCGTCATCAACGACGTGACGGCGCTGATCCGCTATCAGGAACAGCTCGAATATCAGGCGAACTACGACAGCCTCACGCGCCTGCCGAACCGCAATCTGCTGCGCGACCGGCTGCAGCATGCGCTGATCGTCGCGCAGCGGCATCACAAGGGCGTGGCCGTCGTGTTCATCGATCTCGACGGCTTCAAGAACGTCAACGACAGCCTCGGCCATAGCGTCGGCGACCGGCTGTTGTCGGTAGTCGCGGACCGTCTCGCGCGCTGCGCGCGGGCGAGCGACACCGTCGCGCGTCACGGCGGCGACGAGTTCGTGATCGTGATGACGGATACCGTCGACGAGCAGTCGCTGATCGCGTGGATGGAGCGCGTGCGCGCGTCGATTTCGGAGCCGGTGTGGCTCGACGGCACGGAGTTGTATGTCGGCTGCAGCATGGGCGCGAGCCTGTTCCCGCAGGACGGCGACGACGCCGAGACACTGATGAAGAAGGCCGACCTCGCGATGTACCGCGCGAAGGACATGGGCCGCAACACATTCCAGTTCTATCAGCCGGAGATGAACGTGTCGGCGGGCGCGCGGCTGAACCTGGAGCGGCGTTTGCGCCGCGCGCTGCGCGACAACGAGTTCCTGTTGCACTACCAGCCGCAGGTCGATATCGAAACGGGGCAGGTGGTCGGCATGGAAGCGCTGGTGCGCTGGAGCGATCCGGAAGTCGGTCTGATTCCGCCTTCGCAGTTCATTCCCGTCGCCGAGGAGAGTGGGCTGATCGGGCCGCTGTCGGAATGGGTGCTGCGCGAAGCGTGCCGTCAGAACAAGGCGTGGCAGGACGAAGGCTTGCCGCCCGCGCGCGTGTCGGTGAATCTGTCGGCGCGGCAGTTCCAGCAGCGCGACATCGCGAAACTCGTGATGCAGGTGCTGGAGGAAACCGGGCTCGATCCGCAGTATCTGGAGTTGGAGCTGACCGAGAGCACCATCATGCGGAACGCGGAAGAAGCCGTGTCGATGCTCAATGAACTGCACGCGCTCGGCATCGGTCTTGCAATCGACGACTTCGGAACGGGCTATTCGAGCCTCAGCTATCTGAAGCGTTTCCCAGTGGACCGGTTGAAGATCGACAGATCATTCGTGTCGGATATCGGCGAATCGTCGGACGACGAGACGATCACGTCCGCGATCATCGCGCTCGCGCACTCGCTTAATCTGCAGGTGATTGCGGAAGGCGTGGAGACGTCGACGCAACTCGACTTTCTCAAGGAGCGCGCGTGCGACGAGATGCAGGGCTATTTCTTCGCGAAGCCGCTGCCGCACGATGCGATTCCCGGCATGCTGCAGCGGGGTGCCGAGAACGCGGCGCTGATCGCGGCGAACGCCTGA
- a CDS encoding acyl-CoA thioesterase: MTQTLNLPQKPCALRVVPQPSDANVHGDVFGGWIMAQVDIAGSIPASRRANGRVATIAVNSFVFKQPVFVGDLLSFYADIVKTGNTSVTVAVEVYAQRMSLSEETVKVTEATLTYVATDSDRRPRALPELD; encoded by the coding sequence ATGACCCAGACTCTCAACCTCCCACAGAAACCATGCGCGCTGCGCGTCGTCCCGCAACCGTCGGACGCGAACGTCCATGGCGATGTGTTCGGCGGCTGGATCATGGCGCAAGTCGATATCGCCGGATCGATTCCCGCAAGCCGCCGCGCGAACGGCCGCGTTGCGACTATCGCCGTCAATTCGTTCGTGTTCAAGCAGCCGGTGTTCGTCGGCGATCTGCTGAGCTTTTACGCGGATATCGTGAAGACGGGCAACACGTCGGTGACGGTTGCCGTCGAGGTCTACGCGCAGCGCATGAGCCTCTCGGAAGAAACCGTGAAGGTGACGGAAGCGACCCTCACCTATGTCGCGACGGACAGCGACCGCCGCCCGCGCGCGCTGCCTGAACTGGACTGA
- a CDS encoding ABC transporter ATP-binding protein/permease, with protein MRRSSASSEPSPISNLPRNDWQTIVSLLPYLATYKWRVVFALSCLIGAKVANLGVPIVMKRIVDSLASVQHLTALGRATNAPGIVLLGGVGLLVVAYAVVRLSTSLFTELREILFSKVTESAVRQLALKVFRHLHALSLRFHLERQTGGMSRDIERGTRGITQLISYSLYSILPTLVEVGLVLGFFVVKYEAYYAIVTFIALAAYITFTVKVTEWRTHFRRTMNELDSKANSRAIDSLLNYETVKYFNNEEWEARRYDENLKRYRAAAIKSQNSLSALNFGQQAIIGTGLVFILWRATQGVMAGRLTLGDLVLINTFMLQLYIPLNFLGVVYRELKQSLTDMDRMFTLLGAAREVPDAPDALPLVVSGAQVSFEHVNFAYEPARPILHDVSFTIAAGTTTAVVGHSGSGKSTLARLLFRFYDLDRATGGAIRIDGQDIRDVTQDSLRASIGIVPQDTVLFNDTIYYNIAYGRPSATRDEVIAAARAAHIHEFIESLPKGYDTPVGERGLKLSGGEKQRVAIARTVLKNPPVLLFDEATSALDSRSERAIQHELDLIARERTTLIIAHRLSTVVHAEQIIVMDKGRIVERGTFGELLLVGGLFAQMWALQQERAAHAEEVLDLPGDGG; from the coding sequence ATGCGTCGCTCTTCCGCTTCGTCCGAACCGTCGCCGATTTCGAATCTGCCGCGCAACGACTGGCAAACCATCGTCTCGCTGTTGCCGTACCTCGCGACCTACAAGTGGCGCGTGGTGTTCGCGCTCAGCTGCCTGATCGGCGCGAAGGTAGCCAATCTGGGCGTGCCGATCGTGATGAAGCGCATCGTCGACAGTCTGGCTTCCGTGCAGCACCTGACGGCGCTCGGCCGCGCGACGAACGCACCGGGTATTGTGCTGCTCGGCGGCGTGGGGCTGCTGGTGGTCGCGTATGCCGTCGTGCGTCTGTCCACTTCGCTCTTCACCGAGTTGCGCGAAATTCTGTTCTCGAAGGTGACGGAAAGCGCGGTGCGGCAACTGGCGCTGAAAGTGTTCCGGCATCTGCATGCGCTGTCGCTGCGTTTTCATCTGGAGCGGCAGACGGGTGGCATGTCGCGGGATATCGAGCGCGGCACGCGCGGCATCACGCAACTGATCTCGTACTCGCTCTATAGCATTCTGCCGACGCTCGTCGAAGTCGGACTCGTGCTCGGCTTCTTCGTCGTCAAATACGAGGCGTATTACGCGATCGTCACGTTCATCGCACTGGCCGCGTACATCACGTTCACGGTGAAGGTAACCGAGTGGCGCACGCATTTTCGCCGCACGATGAACGAACTCGATTCAAAGGCGAACTCGCGCGCCATCGATTCCCTGCTGAACTACGAGACGGTCAAGTACTTCAACAATGAAGAGTGGGAAGCGCGGCGTTACGACGAGAACCTGAAGCGCTATCGCGCGGCGGCGATCAAGTCGCAGAACTCGCTGTCGGCGCTGAACTTCGGGCAACAGGCGATCATCGGCACTGGGCTCGTGTTCATCCTGTGGCGCGCGACGCAGGGCGTGATGGCGGGGCGGCTGACGCTCGGCGATCTCGTGCTGATCAACACGTTCATGTTGCAGCTGTATATTCCGCTGAATTTTCTCGGTGTCGTGTATCGCGAGTTGAAGCAGAGCCTCACCGATATGGACCGCATGTTCACGCTGCTTGGGGCGGCGCGCGAAGTGCCTGATGCACCCGATGCGTTACCGCTTGTCGTGAGCGGCGCGCAGGTGAGCTTCGAGCATGTGAACTTCGCGTACGAGCCGGCACGTCCGATTCTGCATGACGTGAGCTTCACGATTGCTGCCGGTACGACGACGGCTGTGGTTGGCCATAGCGGCTCGGGCAAATCGACGCTCGCGCGGCTGCTGTTTCGCTTCTACGATCTGGATCGTGCGACGGGCGGCGCGATTCGCATCGACGGGCAGGATATTCGCGATGTGACGCAGGATTCGCTGCGGGCGTCGATCGGTATCGTGCCGCAGGATACGGTGTTGTTCAACGACACGATCTATTACAACATCGCGTATGGCCGGCCTTCGGCGACGCGCGACGAGGTGATTGCGGCGGCGCGCGCGGCGCATATTCATGAGTTTATCGAGAGCTTGCCCAAGGGGTATGACACGCCCGTCGGCGAACGTGGGTTGAAGCTTTCTGGTGGTGAGAAGCAGCGCGTTGCGATTGCGCGGACCGTGCTGAAGAATCCGCCTGTGCTGCTGTTCGATGAAGCGACTTCGGCGCTTGATTCGCGGTCGGAGCGGGCTATCCAGCATGAGTTGGATTTGATTGCTCGCGAGCGGACGACTTTGATTATTGCGCATCGGCTATCCACGGTTGTGCACGCGGAGCAGATTATCGTGATGGATAAGGGGCGCATCGTCGAGCGCGGGACTTTTGGCGAGCTTCTTCTCGTTGGTGGGTTGTTTGCGCAGATGTGGGCCTTGCAGCAGGAGCGTGCTGCGCACGCGGAAGAGGTTTTGGATTTGCCTGGGGATGGGGGGTGA
- the murU gene encoding N-acetylmuramate alpha-1-phosphate uridylyltransferase MurU: MIFAAGRGDRMRPLTDTCPKPLLKVGGKALIEWQIERLADAGFTTIVVNHAWLGAQIEDALGDGSRFGVELRYSAEHEALETAGGIAKALPLLEDSGAPEVFVAVAGDVYADFDYSTLRAAGARLAAADLPGMHLVMVPNPSFHPAGDFVLGGDGVLALEGAPRYTFGSIGLYDTRMFRDLAPGTRRALTPFYREAIAQGRATGALYTGLWENVGTPAQLEALDKVLRV, translated from the coding sequence ATGATCTTCGCCGCCGGGCGCGGCGACCGGATGCGGCCGTTGACGGACACGTGTCCGAAGCCGTTGTTGAAAGTGGGCGGCAAGGCGCTGATCGAATGGCAGATCGAGCGCCTGGCAGACGCCGGTTTTACGACGATTGTCGTGAATCATGCCTGGCTCGGCGCGCAGATCGAGGATGCGTTGGGCGATGGTTCGCGGTTTGGTGTCGAGTTGCGTTATTCCGCCGAGCATGAAGCGCTCGAAACGGCGGGTGGGATTGCCAAGGCGTTGCCGTTGCTGGAGGACTCAGGCGCGCCTGAGGTGTTCGTGGCTGTTGCGGGTGACGTGTACGCGGATTTTGATTATTCGACGCTGCGCGCGGCGGGTGCGCGTCTTGCTGCTGCGGATTTGCCGGGGATGCATCTTGTGATGGTGCCGAATCCTTCGTTTCATCCTGCCGGTGATTTCGTGCTCGGCGGCGATGGAGTGTTGGCGCTTGAGGGCGCGCCGCGGTATACGTTTGGAAGCATCGGGCTTTACGACACGCGGATGTTTCGGGATCTCGCGCCGGGGACGCGGAGGGCGCTTACGCCTTTTTATCGTGAGGCTATTGCGCAGGGGCGCGCTACGGGGGCGCTTTATACTGGGTTGTGGGAGAACGTTGGGACTCCCGCGCAGCTTGAGGCGCTCGATAAGGTGCTGAGGGTTTAG
- a CDS encoding phosphotransferase, translating into MTLPPVSSLTSASSAADARLELLGAWLQTHAGRYGLDLDTLKPASADASFRRYFRLAGSGAELVAGGATVIAVDAPPPEKCREFVQVAGLLADAGVHVPRVLEVDLDAGFMLVTDLGTQSYLSTLKQSSPAEAKKLMRDALDALIRWQLVSREDVLPPFDEAFLRREMELMPEWFIGRHLGQEVDENTRGVLDRTFALLIASARAQPQVFMLRDFMPRNLMIASPNPGVLDFQDAVYGPITYDVASLLRDAFIGWDEEFELDCFVYYWERAKNEGLPVDADFGEFYRQLEWMGLQRHIKVLGLFCRINYRDSKPHYMADLPRFIGYARKVCERYRPLVPFARLLDELEGRAVDVGYTF; encoded by the coding sequence ATGACGCTTCCCCCTGTATCTTCCCTTACATCCGCTTCTTCGGCGGCGGACGCCCGGCTCGAGCTTCTCGGCGCCTGGCTGCAAACCCACGCCGGCCGCTACGGTCTTGACCTCGACACGCTGAAGCCCGCTTCCGCCGATGCGAGCTTTCGCCGCTACTTCCGCCTCGCGGGCAGCGGCGCGGAGCTTGTCGCCGGCGGCGCGACGGTGATCGCCGTCGATGCGCCGCCGCCCGAAAAATGCCGCGAATTCGTGCAGGTTGCGGGTTTGCTGGCCGACGCGGGCGTCCACGTGCCGCGCGTGCTGGAAGTCGATCTCGATGCGGGCTTCATGCTCGTCACCGATCTCGGCACGCAGTCGTACCTGTCGACGCTGAAGCAGAGCAGTCCCGCCGAAGCCAAAAAACTGATGCGCGACGCACTCGATGCGCTGATCCGCTGGCAGCTCGTCTCGCGCGAAGACGTGCTGCCGCCGTTCGACGAAGCCTTCCTGCGCCGCGAGATGGAGCTGATGCCGGAATGGTTCATCGGCCGGCATCTCGGGCAGGAGGTGGATGAGAACACGCGCGGCGTGCTCGATCGCACCTTCGCGCTGCTGATCGCGAGCGCGCGGGCGCAGCCGCAGGTCTTCATGCTGCGCGATTTCATGCCGCGCAATCTGATGATCGCCAGCCCGAATCCCGGCGTGCTGGACTTTCAGGACGCCGTGTACGGTCCGATCACGTATGACGTTGCGTCGCTGCTGCGCGATGCGTTCATCGGTTGGGACGAAGAGTTCGAGCTGGACTGCTTCGTGTACTACTGGGAGCGCGCGAAAAATGAGGGGCTGCCCGTCGATGCCGACTTCGGCGAGTTTTACCGACAGCTCGAATGGATGGGCCTGCAGCGGCATATCAAGGTGCTCGGCCTGTTCTGCCGGATCAACTATCGCGATAGCAAGCCGCATTACATGGCGGATCTGCCGCGTTTCATCGGCTATGCACGCAAGGTGTGCGAGCGTTACCGGCCGCTCGTGCCGTTCGCGAGGCTGCTCGATGAGCTCGAAGGCCGCGCCGTCGACGTCGGCTACACGTTCTGA
- a CDS encoding LPS-assembly protein LptD: MPPRQFFRTTSSSDAMPRRRRLAAALVAVPGLLPALSHAQLAGEAAQAQPIDAPWGLRLAPQLEEHSTPEGQSPATFVLGDSTTGTADQDIAAKGAAEVRRTNSALKADALHYDQDTDMADAYGNVHLSGNGATFSGPEAHMKIESNEGFMTTPKYHFTVTGGSGSAERVDLLDNERSVFTRGTYTACQCAEDPAWYIKGSEFDFDTGADDGVAHNGVLFFQGVPVFASPWLSFPLSGARRSGLLPPTASLSSTNGFELSLPYYFNIAPNRDLTVTPRILSKRGVQLQANFRYLSPTYSGSITGEYLPDDKITHTNRYALYIQHSQNFGSGFGGYIYYNKVSDNTYPEDLSSSTNQFLNGTQLLYQQEAGLTYNNGPWSVLAREQHWQTLSPSTAPYGREPQLNVKYAKYNVGGFDFGAEADYTRFRITTADATEGDRVVFNPYLSYSVVGPGYFVTPKVQWHFASYDLSNIGTGSPANQPKNFTESIPTFSFDTGLIFDRSVRLFGQDYIQTLEPRLYYVYTPYRNQSFAPLFDTAESDFGLAEIFTPNTFVGNDRIADANRLTAAITTRFLNPATGDERARFVIAQQYYFRDQRVTLDQTQQASEQATHSDLILGASLKLGAGFASETAFQYNADNNQLVKTSVGFGYSPAAGKVINVGYRYTRANTTLDNQPINQLLISGQWPLMHRVFGVGRINYDLKGHRAVDALLGVQYDADCWTLGVGFQRYANGVNTTGSQTSGTRVLAQLTFKGLSSVDNGLMSAFRASVAGYQPPPPPPPPESQFNNYQ, from the coding sequence ATGCCGCCTAGACAGTTTTTCCGAACCACTTCCTCCTCTGACGCCATGCCGCGCAGAAGGCGGCTCGCAGCGGCGCTGGTCGCCGTGCCGGGTCTGCTGCCCGCGCTCTCGCATGCGCAGCTGGCGGGAGAGGCGGCGCAGGCGCAGCCGATAGACGCGCCGTGGGGCCTGCGGCTGGCTCCACAACTCGAAGAACATTCGACACCCGAGGGCCAGAGTCCCGCCACCTTCGTGCTGGGCGACTCGACGACGGGCACGGCCGACCAGGACATCGCGGCCAAGGGTGCAGCGGAAGTTCGCCGCACCAACTCGGCGCTGAAAGCCGACGCGCTTCATTACGATCAGGATACGGACATGGCCGATGCTTACGGCAATGTCCATCTGTCGGGCAACGGGGCCACGTTCTCGGGCCCGGAAGCGCACATGAAGATCGAGTCGAACGAAGGCTTCATGACCACGCCCAAATATCACTTCACGGTGACGGGCGGTTCGGGCAGTGCCGAGCGCGTCGATCTGCTCGACAACGAGCGCTCGGTGTTCACGCGCGGCACCTACACGGCATGCCAGTGCGCGGAAGACCCCGCGTGGTACATCAAGGGCAGCGAGTTCGATTTCGATACGGGCGCGGATGACGGCGTCGCGCACAACGGCGTGCTGTTCTTCCAGGGCGTTCCTGTATTCGCGAGCCCGTGGCTGTCGTTCCCGCTGTCGGGCGCGCGGCGCAGCGGCCTGTTGCCGCCGACGGCATCGCTCAGTTCGACCAATGGTTTCGAGCTGTCGCTGCCGTACTACTTCAACATTGCGCCCAACCGCGATCTGACGGTGACGCCACGCATCCTGTCGAAGCGCGGCGTGCAGTTGCAGGCGAACTTCCGCTATCTGTCGCCTACGTATAGCGGCTCGATCACGGGCGAGTATCTGCCCGACGACAAGATCACCCACACGAACCGATACGCGCTGTATATCCAGCATAGCCAGAACTTCGGGTCGGGCTTCGGCGGGTACATCTACTACAACAAGGTCTCGGACAACACCTATCCGGAAGATCTGTCGTCGTCGACGAATCAGTTTCTGAACGGCACGCAGCTGCTGTACCAGCAGGAAGCGGGCCTCACGTATAACAACGGGCCGTGGTCCGTGCTCGCGCGCGAGCAGCATTGGCAGACGCTTTCGCCGTCCACCGCGCCGTACGGCCGCGAGCCGCAGTTGAACGTGAAGTACGCGAAGTACAACGTCGGCGGCTTCGACTTCGGCGCGGAAGCGGACTACACGCGCTTTCGCATCACGACGGCGGACGCGACGGAAGGCGATCGTGTCGTCTTCAATCCGTATCTGTCGTACTCCGTCGTCGGTCCGGGTTACTTCGTCACGCCGAAGGTGCAATGGCACTTCGCGTCGTATGACTTGAGCAACATCGGCACGGGCTCGCCCGCGAACCAGCCGAAGAACTTCACGGAGTCGATACCGACGTTCTCGTTCGATACCGGCCTGATCTTCGACCGCTCGGTGCGCCTGTTCGGGCAGGATTACATCCAGACGCTGGAACCGCGTCTGTACTACGTGTACACACCGTATCGCAACCAGAGCTTCGCGCCGCTGTTCGATACGGCTGAGTCGGATTTCGGCCTCGCGGAAATCTTCACGCCGAATACGTTCGTCGGTAACGACCGTATCGCGGATGCGAACCGTCTGACGGCCGCCATCACCACGCGTTTCCTGAACCCGGCGACGGGCGACGAGCGCGCGCGCTTCGTGATCGCGCAGCAGTACTATTTCCGCGATCAGCGCGTCACGCTGGACCAGACTCAGCAGGCGTCGGAGCAGGCCACCCACTCGGACCTGATACTCGGCGCGTCGCTGAAGCTCGGAGCCGGTTTCGCCTCGGAAACGGCGTTCCAATATAATGCGGACAACAATCAGCTGGTCAAGACCAGCGTCGGCTTCGGGTACAGCCCCGCAGCAGGCAAGGTCATCAACGTTGGCTATCGTTACACGCGCGCCAACACGACGCTGGACAACCAGCCGATCAACCAGTTGCTGATCTCGGGCCAGTGGCCGTTGATGCACCGTGTGTTCGGCGTAGGACGTATCAACTACGACCTGAAAGGACACCGCGCCGTCGACGCGCTGCTCGGCGTGCAATACGACGCGGATTGCTGGACGCTCGGCGTCGGCTTCCAGCGCTACGCAAACGGGGTGAACACAACGGGCAGCCAGACGTCCGGCACGCGGGTGCTCGCACAGCTGACGTTCAAGGGGCTGTCGAGCGTCGATAACGGGCTGATGTCCGCGTTCCGCGCAAGTGTGGCGGGCTATCAGCCGCCACCGCCGCCGCCGCCGCCCGAATCGCAGTTCAACAACTACCAATGA